One Microbacterium sp. No. 7 genomic window carries:
- a CDS encoding carbohydrate ABC transporter permease — MTAQPIMTTSTIATEGVKPRFKMERVNWSGTIVLILCAVTVLLPLYVTISMAFKTQEQARDTSQAFALPAPFSIDGFVAAWNLTNFPVGAAISLFVTAGTVAATIFLAAFASYAIVRNWDNRFFRYSFFYLLAAMFIPFPVVALPQIQLTGQFGLDNPVGVVILATMFQLSFSVLLFTAFLRSIPLELEESARIDGATTWQTFWKLIFPLLAPMSATVGIFAFLYAWNDFMMPSLIISDPALTTLPVRANIFQTQFSNNYNISFASYLMAMAPAIIAYLFTQRWVMEGVTQGAVKG, encoded by the coding sequence ATGACCGCTCAACCCATCATGACGACGTCGACGATCGCGACCGAGGGCGTCAAGCCGCGCTTCAAGATGGAGCGGGTCAACTGGTCGGGCACGATCGTGCTCATCCTGTGCGCCGTCACGGTGCTGCTGCCCCTGTACGTCACGATCTCGATGGCGTTCAAGACGCAGGAGCAGGCGCGCGACACGAGCCAGGCGTTCGCGCTCCCCGCCCCGTTCAGCATCGACGGGTTCGTGGCGGCGTGGAACCTGACCAACTTCCCCGTCGGCGCCGCGATCTCGCTGTTCGTCACGGCCGGCACCGTGGCCGCGACGATCTTCCTCGCCGCGTTCGCGTCGTACGCGATCGTGCGCAACTGGGACAACCGGTTCTTCCGCTACTCGTTCTTCTACCTGCTCGCGGCGATGTTCATCCCCTTCCCCGTCGTGGCGCTGCCGCAGATCCAGCTGACGGGACAGTTCGGCCTCGACAACCCCGTGGGCGTCGTGATCCTCGCGACGATGTTCCAGCTGAGCTTCTCGGTGCTGCTGTTCACGGCGTTCCTGCGCTCGATCCCGCTCGAGCTGGAGGAGAGCGCGCGCATCGACGGCGCGACGACGTGGCAGACGTTCTGGAAGCTCATCTTCCCGCTGCTCGCGCCGATGAGCGCGACGGTCGGCATCTTCGCGTTCCTGTATGCGTGGAACGACTTCATGATGCCGTCGCTCATCATCTCCGACCCGGCGCTCACGACCCTGCCGGTGCGCGCGAACATCTTCCAGACGCAGTTCAGCAACAACTACAACATCTCGTTCGCGTCGTACCTGATGGCGATGGCGCCGGCGATCATCGCCTACCTGTTCACGCAGCGCTGGGTGATGGAGGGCGTGACGCAGGGCGCGGTGAAGGGCTGA
- a CDS encoding carbohydrate ABC transporter permease gives MSSTTNVVTQGKARHAKRRIEPVYWWMLVPTLVIFTLAITIPGIIGIFYSFTDSIGIGDWEFIGLTNYVALFSDPAVLQSYLFTIGFSLVTVIVVNVLAFLLAVGLTSRIRFKTGLRAIFVIPMVISGIIIAYVFNFLFSNSFTSPDGLLGLPWPEVSILANPDLAWIAIVIVTAWQAIPGTLLIYIAGLLSIPGDVYEAADLDGASKTQTLLRITVPLVFGYVVINFILGFKGFLNAYDIIKGLTDGGPGTATRSIAMTIIGGFTNGDFAYQMANATVFFIIAVLISILQLSLTRGRNAL, from the coding sequence ATGTCTTCGACAACGAACGTCGTCACGCAGGGGAAGGCGCGGCACGCGAAGCGCCGCATCGAGCCGGTCTACTGGTGGATGCTGGTGCCGACGCTGGTCATCTTCACGCTGGCGATCACGATCCCGGGCATCATCGGCATCTTCTACAGCTTCACCGACTCCATCGGCATCGGCGACTGGGAGTTCATCGGCCTGACGAACTACGTCGCGCTGTTCAGCGACCCCGCCGTGCTGCAGAGCTATCTGTTCACGATCGGCTTCTCGCTCGTGACGGTGATCGTGGTCAACGTGCTCGCGTTCCTGCTCGCGGTCGGCCTGACCTCCCGCATCCGCTTCAAGACGGGCCTCCGCGCGATCTTCGTGATCCCGATGGTGATCTCGGGCATCATCATCGCCTACGTCTTCAACTTCCTGTTCTCCAACTCCTTCACCTCGCCCGACGGCCTGCTGGGCCTGCCGTGGCCCGAGGTGAGCATCCTCGCCAACCCCGACCTCGCGTGGATCGCGATCGTCATCGTGACGGCGTGGCAGGCGATCCCGGGCACGCTGCTCATCTACATCGCCGGGCTGCTGTCGATCCCGGGCGACGTGTACGAGGCGGCCGACCTCGACGGCGCCAGCAAGACCCAGACCCTGCTGCGCATCACCGTGCCGCTCGTCTTCGGCTACGTCGTGATCAACTTCATCCTCGGGTTCAAGGGCTTCCTGAACGCCTACGACATCATCAAGGGCCTCACCGACGGCGGACCGGGCACCGCCACCCGCAGCATCGCCATGACCATCATCGGCGGGTTCACGAACGGCGACTTCGCCTACCAGATGGCCAACGCGACGGTCTTCTTCATCATCGCGGTGCTCATCTCCATCCTGCAGCTCTCGCTGACGCGCGGAAGGAACGCACTCTGA
- a CDS encoding ABC transporter substrate-binding protein — protein sequence MPLASKPRIRLLAALLGTAVAATSLAGCSSDGAETIRFAFSKREAIPWITDLVNEYNASQDDVHVVLDTSGVDPVAASFVRGNPPDIALANYNMETSRFVQRCVLSDLSETTAASSIMDGLDVLMDQYGHCEGRTSALPYSVMASAVIYNKEIFAQYDLEVPTTWDELIEVCETLKANGVDPFYGTFKDGWTIGQGWFDFTTGGMVDTVSFFDQLAQQGTDIGPDSPVSFQSDFLAPVERMRELGHTYTNKDANNKAYNDGNYDFANGKGAMYLQGPWAIVEISKILEDGGIDPAERIGTFPLPMSDDPDANAVRVNMDLAAWIPEASRHKEAATAFLEYLYQPEVIEAYNESQLGFTPTKGSPAVDDPRMEGAYAAYEAGKVYQGASVLVHRSVPIMNYMQNLMNDGDPSRMLRTIDADIARIAFRQ from the coding sequence ATGCCCCTCGCCTCGAAACCTCGAATCAGGCTGCTCGCCGCGCTGCTCGGCACCGCGGTGGCGGCGACGTCTCTCGCGGGCTGCTCCTCCGACGGCGCCGAGACGATCCGCTTCGCGTTCAGCAAGCGCGAGGCGATCCCGTGGATCACCGACCTCGTGAACGAGTACAACGCCTCGCAGGACGACGTGCACGTCGTGCTCGACACGTCGGGCGTCGACCCCGTCGCGGCGAGCTTCGTGCGCGGCAACCCGCCCGACATCGCGCTCGCCAACTACAACATGGAGACCTCGCGCTTCGTGCAGCGCTGCGTGCTCAGCGACCTCTCCGAGACGACGGCGGCCTCGAGCATCATGGACGGCCTCGACGTGCTGATGGACCAGTACGGGCACTGCGAGGGCCGCACGAGCGCCCTGCCGTACTCGGTCATGGCATCCGCCGTGATCTACAACAAGGAGATCTTCGCGCAGTACGACCTCGAGGTCCCCACCACGTGGGACGAGCTCATCGAGGTGTGCGAGACGCTCAAGGCGAACGGCGTCGACCCGTTCTACGGCACGTTCAAGGACGGCTGGACCATCGGGCAGGGCTGGTTCGACTTCACGACGGGCGGCATGGTCGACACCGTCTCGTTCTTCGACCAGCTCGCCCAGCAGGGCACCGACATCGGCCCCGACTCGCCGGTCTCGTTCCAGAGCGACTTCCTCGCCCCCGTCGAGCGGATGCGCGAGCTCGGCCACACGTACACGAACAAGGATGCCAACAACAAGGCCTACAACGACGGCAACTACGACTTCGCGAACGGCAAGGGCGCGATGTACCTGCAGGGGCCGTGGGCGATCGTCGAGATCTCCAAGATCCTCGAGGACGGGGGCATCGACCCCGCCGAGCGCATCGGCACGTTCCCGCTGCCGATGAGCGACGACCCCGACGCCAACGCCGTGCGCGTGAACATGGACCTCGCCGCCTGGATCCCCGAGGCGTCGCGGCACAAGGAGGCGGCCACGGCGTTCCTCGAGTACCTCTACCAGCCCGAGGTCATCGAGGCCTACAACGAGTCGCAGCTCGGATTCACCCCCACCAAGGGATCGCCCGCCGTGGACGACCCCCGCATGGAGGGCGCCTACGCCGCCTACGAGGCGGGCAAGGTCTACCAGGGGGCGTCGGTGCTCGTGCACCGCTCGGTTCCGATCATGAACTACATGCAGAACCTGATGAACGACGGCGACCCGTCGCGCATGCTCCGCACCATCGACGCCGACATCGCGCGCATCGCGTTCCGCCAGTAG
- a CDS encoding ROK family protein has product MTTVPAGKSTRPPSLDAVFAHAWAAGGFTAADAMASTGLTRSTTIEAMDTLVELGLLRELPNARAVGDYRKGRPARRFELREDAGVLVGVDAGHAHLTAVVTDLRSQRLGIRRTTRQVDRDDAADRRAAIADLVDDALRAAGRTRADVLALCVGVPAPVDESGRSPHHRHLFWDRMNPGLADVFRAWAPLVRVDNDASLAAVAEGSVGAAVGCRSYIALLAGERLGSGVVIDGNLLRGAHGGVGEMVAFDHVEGVGTARGLGTRAAEWALEAIERGDVTGPLAAIPRDRLDGQAVIELASQGDPDAQRIVHRVGVVLARIVATLGSMFDPERVVVTGAIAAGVAEVVAAAREALPTGMDLPAPDLAISQLGADVVVTGAVAAAAALARDRLLDVWTRPAA; this is encoded by the coding sequence GTGACGACGGTGCCCGCAGGCAAGAGCACGAGGCCGCCGAGCCTCGACGCGGTGTTCGCGCACGCGTGGGCGGCCGGCGGGTTCACGGCCGCCGACGCGATGGCATCCACGGGCCTCACCCGCTCGACGACGATCGAGGCGATGGACACGCTCGTCGAGCTGGGCCTGCTGCGCGAGCTGCCCAACGCGCGCGCCGTGGGCGACTACCGCAAGGGACGGCCGGCGCGGCGCTTCGAGCTGCGCGAGGACGCCGGCGTGCTCGTCGGCGTCGACGCGGGGCACGCGCACCTGACGGCGGTCGTCACCGACCTGCGCTCGCAGCGGCTCGGCATCCGCCGCACGACGCGCCAGGTCGACCGCGACGACGCGGCCGACCGGCGCGCCGCGATCGCCGACCTCGTCGACGACGCGCTGCGCGCCGCCGGACGCACGCGCGCCGACGTGCTCGCGCTGTGCGTGGGGGTTCCCGCGCCGGTCGACGAGTCGGGGCGGTCGCCGCACCACCGCCACCTGTTCTGGGACCGCATGAACCCGGGGCTCGCCGACGTGTTCCGCGCGTGGGCGCCGCTCGTGCGCGTGGACAACGACGCCTCGCTCGCCGCCGTCGCCGAGGGGAGCGTCGGCGCGGCCGTCGGATGCCGCAGCTACATCGCGCTGCTCGCCGGCGAGCGCCTCGGCTCGGGCGTCGTGATCGACGGGAACCTGCTGCGCGGGGCGCACGGGGGCGTCGGCGAGATGGTGGCGTTCGACCACGTCGAGGGCGTCGGCACCGCACGCGGCCTCGGCACGCGCGCCGCCGAGTGGGCCCTCGAGGCGATCGAGCGCGGGGACGTCACGGGGCCCCTCGCGGCGATCCCGCGCGACCGGCTCGACGGGCAGGCCGTGATCGAGCTCGCATCGCAGGGCGACCCCGACGCGCAGCGCATCGTGCACCGGGTCGGCGTCGTGCTCGCCCGCATCGTCGCGACGCTCGGGAGCATGTTCGACCCCGAGCGGGTGGTCGTCACGGGCGCGATCGCCGCCGGCGTCGCCGAGGTCGTCGCCGCCGCGCGCGAGGCGCTGCCCACCGGCATGGACCTGCCCGCGCCTGATCTCGCGATCTCGCAGCTCGGCGCCGACGTCGTCGTCACCGGTGCCGTCGCCGCCGCCGCCGCCCTCGCCCGCGACCGCCTGCTCGACGTCTGGACCCGCCCCGCGGCATGA
- a CDS encoding DHA2 family efflux MFS transporter permease subunit, which yields MILVDTTIVSVANPAIKAALDPGTNNLDNVVWVTSAYLLTYAVPLLITGRLGDRFGPKRIYLVGLAIFTIASLGCGLSSTLGMLVAMRAVQGVGAALMTPQTMAVITRTFPAERRGAAMGLWGATAGVATLVGPLAGGLLVDAFGWEWIFFINLPVGVVGFVLAWMLVPNLGTHPHRFDIVGVVLSAIALFLIVFGLQEGEHYDWAPWVWAMIAGGVVVLAVFVWTQARTRSEPLVPLELFRDRNFSVANIAITTVGFTVTSMALPLMFFIQLARGLTPTESALLMVPMAVVSGALAAPAGRLLDRVDPRMLLVPGLALVAVSLFWYAALMNVDTPVWMFLLPSAVMGLGNAGMWGPLATTATRNLSPRQAGAGAGIYNTTRTIGSVVGSASIAAFMQSRLEANLPGSADAQGGFGEGALPPFVVDGFSAAMAQSVLLPAAVILVGLVAVLFLRRPAALPAPR from the coding sequence ATGATCCTCGTCGACACCACGATCGTGTCGGTGGCGAACCCCGCGATCAAGGCGGCCCTCGACCCCGGCACGAACAACCTCGACAACGTCGTGTGGGTGACATCCGCCTACCTCCTCACCTATGCCGTGCCGCTGCTCATCACGGGGCGCCTCGGCGACCGCTTCGGCCCGAAGCGCATCTATCTCGTGGGGCTCGCGATCTTCACGATCGCCTCGCTCGGCTGCGGCCTGTCGTCCACCCTCGGGATGCTGGTCGCGATGCGCGCCGTGCAGGGCGTCGGCGCCGCGCTGATGACGCCGCAGACGATGGCCGTCATCACGCGCACGTTCCCCGCCGAGCGGCGCGGCGCGGCCATGGGACTGTGGGGGGCGACGGCCGGCGTCGCGACCCTCGTCGGGCCGCTCGCGGGCGGCCTGCTCGTCGACGCGTTCGGCTGGGAGTGGATCTTCTTCATCAACCTGCCGGTCGGCGTCGTCGGCTTCGTGCTGGCATGGATGCTGGTGCCGAACCTTGGCACGCATCCGCACCGCTTCGACATCGTGGGAGTCGTGCTCAGCGCGATCGCGCTGTTCCTGATCGTGTTCGGCCTGCAGGAGGGCGAGCACTACGACTGGGCGCCGTGGGTGTGGGCGATGATCGCCGGCGGGGTCGTCGTGCTCGCGGTGTTCGTGTGGACGCAGGCGCGCACGCGCAGCGAGCCGCTCGTGCCGTTGGAGCTGTTCCGCGACCGCAACTTCTCGGTCGCGAACATCGCGATCACGACGGTCGGGTTCACCGTGACGAGCATGGCGCTGCCGCTCATGTTCTTCATCCAGCTCGCGCGCGGTCTCACGCCGACGGAGTCCGCGCTGCTCATGGTGCCGATGGCGGTCGTCTCGGGCGCGCTCGCGGCGCCTGCCGGACGGCTGCTCGACCGCGTGGATCCGCGGATGCTGCTCGTGCCGGGCCTCGCGCTCGTCGCGGTGTCGCTGTTCTGGTACGCGGCGCTCATGAACGTCGACACGCCGGTGTGGATGTTCCTGCTGCCGTCGGCGGTCATGGGCCTCGGGAACGCCGGCATGTGGGGACCGCTCGCGACGACCGCGACGCGCAACCTGTCGCCGCGGCAGGCGGGCGCGGGTGCGGGCATCTACAACACGACCCGCACGATCGGCTCGGTCGTCGGCTCGGCGTCGATCGCTGCGTTCATGCAGAGCCGGCTCGAGGCCAACCTGCCCGGCTCCGCCGACGCGCAGGGCGGCTTCGGCGAGGGCGCCCTGCCGCCCTTCGTGGTCGACGGCTTCTCCGCCGCGATGGCGCAGTCGGTGCTGCTCCCCGCCGCCGTCATCCTCGTCGGCCTCGTCGCCGTGCTCTTCCTCCGCCGCCCCGCCGCCCTGCCCGCCCCGCGCTGA
- a CDS encoding PadR family transcriptional regulator, with the protein MPDAVARLTPLGIVVLGLLREDDMHPYEMMRLIRHRRDDRLVRVSHGALYHTVARLGGAGLITEVGTERDGNRPERTTYALNEAGRAAAEAWVRRELGRIDRGTEFRVALAEAHVLPRDEVAALLRTRRDALAEQLEQLRAGLARAGARGIPYQFLVEGDRDRALLDADLRWTDGLLAALADPALPWGARELPEQTLRLLADHRKSTSQ; encoded by the coding sequence GTGCCGGATGCCGTCGCCCGCCTGACCCCGCTCGGGATCGTCGTGCTCGGGCTGCTGCGCGAGGACGACATGCATCCCTACGAGATGATGCGGCTCATCCGCCATCGCCGCGACGACCGCCTCGTGCGCGTCTCGCACGGCGCCCTCTATCACACGGTCGCCCGGCTCGGCGGGGCGGGCCTGATCACCGAGGTCGGCACGGAGCGCGACGGCAATCGCCCCGAGCGCACGACGTACGCGCTGAACGAGGCCGGGCGCGCCGCCGCGGAGGCATGGGTGCGGCGCGAGCTGGGTCGCATCGACCGGGGCACGGAGTTCCGGGTCGCCCTGGCGGAGGCGCACGTGCTGCCGCGCGACGAGGTCGCCGCTCTCCTCCGCACGCGCCGGGACGCGCTCGCCGAACAGCTGGAGCAGCTGCGCGCCGGTCTCGCCCGGGCGGGCGCCCGCGGCATCCCCTACCAGTTCCTCGTCGAGGGCGATCGCGATCGCGCGCTCCTCGACGCCGATCTCCGCTGGACCGACGGCCTGCTCGCCGCCCTCGCCGACCCCGCCCTGCCGTGGGGCGCGCGAGAGCTGCCCGAGCAGACGCTGCGGCTCCTCGCCGACCATCGAAAGAGCACCTCGCAATGA